The DNA window ATCACGGTCTGCCTGACGCTCCTGGCCTCGCTGTTCATCAGCCAGACCCTGATTCCCCTGGCCACCTCGTGGTACATCCGCAGCGAACCGCGGCCCAAGGGGCGCCTCATGCTGGGCATGGAGGAGCGCTACCAGCGTCTGCTGGCCTGGAACCTGCGCCACCGCTGGGCGGGCGTGGCCATCGGGCTGGCCGTGGTCGCGTCGGTCGTCTACCCCTTCCAGCGCGTCGACATGAATTTCGACACGTCCGATGCCGAGATGTTCGTCCAGGTGCGCTACGACATCCGCGACAAGGTCACCCTCGAGGCCCGCGAGGAGCTGGTCACGCGCGTCGAGCAGGCGCTCGAGCCCCATCGCGAGGAGCTGATGGCCCATTCCGTCTACAGCTTCTGGAACGACCGCTTCGCCCTGACGCGCATCTATCCCGAACCGGGCAACGCCAACGAGGAGACCATGGCCGAGATCCGGCGACGGCTGCGGCCCCTGCTGCCCGAGGTCGCCGGCGTGCGCCTGAGCGTGCAGGACGCCGGCGAGGGCTGGCGGCGCCACCGGGGCGGCAACCGCGTCGCCTTCCAGATCGTGGGCGACGACACCGAGGTGCTCATGGGCCTGAGCGAGGAGGCCATCGAGCGCCTGCAGGGCGTGCCCGGCCTGCTCGACGTGGAGGCGCGCCACAACGAGGCCCAGACCGAACTGCACATCGAGCCCGACCGCGAGCTCGTCTCCCGCTACCAGGTCTCGCCGAACCAGGTGGCGCAGGTGGTCGGCCTGACCTTCCGCGGCCAGCGCCTGCAGCGATTCCGCACCGACGAGGGCGAGCGCGAGATGCGCCTGACCCTCGACGAGCGGCAGACCGAGTCGGTCAGCCAGCTGGAGAACCTGTCGCTGCACGCGGGCTCGGGCGAGAAGGTGCCCCTGGCGTCGGTGGCGACGCTCACCGAGAAGGCGGGGCGCGAGCAGATCCAGCGCGACAACCGGCTGACCAGCGTCTGGGTCTCGGCCCGCTACACCGAGGGCAAGTCCGAGGACTACATGCCGGCCGTGGCCCAGGCGATGAACGCCATGGAATTCCCCTACGGCTATTCCTGGACCTTCGGCGAATGGCAGAACCGCCGCGAGGAGCAGTCGCGCGAGTTCCTGACCAACCTGCTCCTGGCCCTGATGCTCATCTTCGCGGTCATGGCCGGTCTCTTCGAGTCCGTGCGGCAGGCGGTGGCCCTGATGGTGGCCCTGCCCTTCGCCCTGGCGGGCGCCTTCTGGACCCTCTACATCACGGGCACCGACTTCGATCAGCCGGCCGCCATCGGGCTGTTGCTGCTGATCGGCATCGTCGTGAACAACGGCATCGTCATGCTCGAGCACACCAACCAGTACCGCCGGCAGGGCATGGACCGCACCGAGGCGCTGCTGCGCGGGGGCCGCGAGCGGCTGCGCCCGATCCTGATGACGGCCGTCACGACCCTCATCGGCCTGGTGCCCATCGCGGTGCAGAAGCCGTCCCTCGGCGGCGTCTACTACTACTCCATGGCCCTGGTGATCATGGGCGGCCTGGTGGTGAGCACCTTCCTGACCTCGGTGCTGCTGCCCACCCTCGCCGCCCTCTCCGAGGACGCCTTCGCCTTCGTGGGACGGGGGCTGGGCCGTCTCGTGCGGCTGCCCTTCGGGGGCGCGCGGCGGGCCCGGGAGCGGATCACCGACGGCAGTTGAGCGACCGGCGACGGTCCGGTGGCGACGAAACGGGCGGCCCGATCGGGCCGCCCGTCGTCATTCTGCCGCCGCCGCGTCGCGGCGGGGGGCCGGTCAGCGCGCGGCGCCGGTCAGCGCGCCGGTAACGTCCCGGGCCAGATTGATCAGGCCGGCGCCGAGGGCGGTGGCCACGGGGCTCGTCTCGTCGGGCCGCCAGGGGCGCGAGCGGGCCAGATCGGGCCCGAGCACCCGTTCGCGGAAGTCGCCCACCAGGTCGCGGTCCTGGACCACGGCCACCAGTTCGGGCTGCAGCCGGGCGCTGAGGAAGTCGAAGTTGGCCGAGCCCACGACCAGGGTGGCGTCGTCCACGAGCAGCGCCTTGACGTGGGTCATGGGCCCGGGCAGCAGGCGCAGGTCGATGCCATTGCGGCGGCAGGCGTCCATGATCCCCTGCTTCATGCCCAGGCGGTTCGACCGCTCGGAGGTGAGGATCGTCACCTGCACGCCCCGGGCGCGGGCGGCGGCCAGGCGGGTCAGGTAGGGTTCGGTCACGTAGGGGCACTCGAGCACGATGCGGCGGGCGGCGCGGTCGATCTCCGCGCCGATGGTGGCGGCGACCGCCTCGTCGCCCCCGCCCGCGGCGCACACCAGATCCAGCCCGGGGAAGCGGCCCTGCACGGGGACGCTGCGGCCCGCCCAGCTGCGCTCGAAGTCGGCGGCGAGGAAGCGGGCGGCTTCCGGGTGCGCCACCCGCAGCATCAGGTCGTGCCAGAGGAAGTTGTGGGCGCTGAAGTTGATGCCGCCGAGATACGCGACGCGGCCGTCGACGATGGCGAGCTTCTTGTGGTCGCGGGGGCGGAGCAGGTCGGCCGGCGAAGTCAGCGGCCGGCCGTACTTCACCTCGACCCCATGGGCCCGGAGCTGGGTGATCAGGGCACGGGTCTGCTCGGCCTCGCGGGCCAGCGCCGCGTCGAGCAGGCGGTTCGGCGCCCCGACCACCTTGTCGCTCTGCACGTGCCGCGAGTAGTCGTCGATGAGCAGGCGCCGGCGCGGGGCGGGGCTGTCCAGCAGGGCCCGGGCCAGGGCCAGGCCGGCCGGATCGGCCTCGAAGGCCAGGGTCTGCACCACGACCTCGCGGCGGGCCCCGGCCAGGTCGCGGCTCAGGGCAGCCATGAACTGGGGCCCGTCCACGCACAGGGCCAGTTCGCCCGGCCGGTCCGGGGCCGCGGCCGCACCGAGGCGGTCGCCCAGGGTGAGCAGACCCGGGTCCCAGGCCAGGCGGTCGGCCAGCTGGCCGAGGGCGGGCACGACGATCACAAGTCCAATGAAAACAAATACGTTGCGTCGCCTGAGGAGGCGGCTTCGGCGGGGCGGCCGGGGGCCGCTGCCGGGCGGGTCGTTGCGCGGTCGACGGGTCATGGCGGGTCCCCCGATCCGGCGCCCCCGTGGCGCCATGGCCGGCAAACACCGGCCCCGGGGGCGGGGTTCCGCCGGGTCCGCGTGAGTTTTGCGTCAAGATCTGGCGATCCGGATCCGACCATATACATTGTCGGCAATCGCAAACGAACCGCGCCGTCGGCGTATGAGGGAGATGAGTCGATGAGTCTGCAGAAACGCCCCCTGAAGAGCCGTCCCGAGACCAAGGTCACGTTCCGCCTCCCGGCCGAGGCCGCCCCGGCGGGCGCCGCCGTGTTCCTGGTCGGCGACTTCAACGACTGGGACGAGAAGGCGACCCCCATGGAGCGCCTCAAGTCGGGCGAGTGGAAGGTCACCCTGGACCTGCCCGCCGAGAACAGCTACGAGTTCCGCTACCTGATCAACGGCCGCGTCTGGGAGAACGACTGGGAAGCCGACGCCTACCGTCCCGCCGGACTCGGTCACGAGGACAACTCGGTGGTCGAGGTCTAGGCCCGACCTCACCGTGCCGCGAACGACAGCGCCCCGTCCGGTTGGACGGGGCGCTGATGCATGTCCCGCGGCGGCCCGGCCTACCGGTAGCGCGCCTTCAGTCCGCCCCAGCTCGATCCCTCTACGTCGACGGCGTCGCAGTCGCCGCCCGGGATGGCGGCGATGCCGGTCAGGGTCAGGTCGGGCGACGGCGGCATGGGGAAGGGGCCGGGCACGGTGCCGTGCAGTTCCACCGGGATCCCGGTGCCCACGTAGGGCGCCAGTTCCGCCGCCGAGAGCGAACCCGGGTCCACCTGGCCGATGATGCCCAGAACGCCGTCCCAGCAGGCGGAGCCGCAGGCCAGGAAGGTCAGGAAGGGGCTGCCGCCGGACAGGAAGCCCCGCGCCGCGACCGCCTCCCCGCAGCCGGAGGCGTGCCACCCGGGCAGCAGCGGCTGCAGCGTGCCGTCGGGCAGTTCGAGCAGCAGGGTGTAGGTGTAGTAGGTGTCGGCACGGGGCGCGGAGATCTGGAAGGTCGGCGTCGCGAGCATCAGCTGGGCGGGCATCACCAGCCCGGCGTCCGTGAGCAGCACCGGGTCGGCGCAGGTGCCCACCTCGCTCATCCGCACGTACAGGGGCCGGCCGACCCAGGCCGGATCGTCGTAGTCGTTGAAGATCTCCAGGCCGATGGTGACGGTGGTGCCGTCGCAGCTGGTGCCGATGGCGCCGGTGGCCCCGGCCGGGGCCGCGGCGAGCAGTGTGAGGACGGCCGCGGCGAGCGCGGCGAGGCGATGGATCCGCATCATCTTCCCCCTCGTCCGGGACCGCGGGACATTCCCCGGCCCGCCCGGGCAGTATAGCCGACCGGGCGCGACGGCGGCAAGCCGAGCCGCTCAGTGGTCGGCGTCGGTCGGCGGGGCGAAAACCCAGCGCAGGGCCCGCAGCGCGGCCGGGTTGTAGATGGTGTGGTGGTCCTCGTCGGGCATGGGGTCGTACCACCGGCGCAGGCCCGCCGGCGCGTGCGCCTCGAGGGCGGCGACCACCCGCTCGACGCCCTCCTTCATGGTGCCGCCCTCGCTGGCGAGGGTCATGTACAGGCTGCGGTCGGCCGGGAAGCCGGGCGCCTGCAGCAGTCCGGACGCCTCCCGGCTGAGGGCCATGTCGCGCCACCACAGGGACGGGCTGACCGCCAGGTAGTGGGTGCAGAGGTCGGGCTCGCGCAGGAAGGTCTCGACGATGAACAGGCCCGCGAGACTCTCGCCGATGAGACCGGATTCGCCGCTGGTGCGGAAGCGCTCCCGGGTCCAGGGAATCACCTCGTCCCGCAGGAAGCGGCGGAAGTCGGCCGCGCCGCCGCAGGCGGGATTCAACTCGAGATCCTCCTTCACCGTCGAGCGCACCGTCAGTTCGTGGTAGCGGTTGTCGGTCTGCACACCCACCAGGATGAAGCGCCGGAACTGGCCCGTCAGGCCGGCCAGGGAGGCCATGCCCGCCAGCGGCGGGAAGTCCTGGGCGAAACCGCCGTCGACCACGTACAGCACGGGAAAGGTCCGGTCGTCCTCGTCGTAGCCGAGGGGCAGCCGCACGCAGATCCGGCGCGGCCCGCCGTACACGGCCGAGTCGAGGGTGAATTCCCGGCCGACGACGAGATCGCGGGCCGATTCGTCCGCCCCGGCGGGCACGGCGGCGGCCAGGGCGAGCAGGAGCAGGGCGGTGCGGATCACGATGGTCTCCTCGGTTGGGGAAGGCGCCAGCCTAGCAGACCGCGACCCGGCGGCAAATCAACTGTTGCGGGCCGCCCGGTCTGTGCTAGGCTTTAGGGGTCCCGATCGCGCGGGCTGCGGCCCTCCGGACCTCCGGAATGCGCGACACACCCAAGCGGCCTGGGCGGCCCACGGGGGTGGGCGAGGTGGGTCTCGCCGCGGATGACACGCCCGGTAAGGAGGTGATCCAGTGGGTAGTGATAGATACGGCTCAGCGGAGGTGGTGTCCCTGCGTTGACGGGGCCTCTCCAGCGTGTGGCTGCATCGGGGCTCCCCAGCCTCTGACCGAGCGGGGGAACCCAACGCCACCGAAGCTGACGCTTTCCGGCGCCGGGTCCGCATGCGGGCCCGGCGTCTTCGTTTCCCCGCCGCCCGGTCGCCCGGAACCCTACTGCCGGATCACCTCGACCTCCCAGGTCCAGCCCGTCCCGAACCGGCTCTCCATCCAGGCGATGGCGCCGGCCCGCCCGTCGCCGCCGCCCCAGGCTCCGGACAGGGAGAGCCACACCTCGCCGGCGGGCATGTCCGCCAGGTGGTCGTGCTGGATGTTGTCCGCGAACACCGTCCGCACGATGGGCCCCTCGTGGTAGTAGTCCGGGTCGTTGCCGCCGTAGCCGGTCATCACGTAGCGGACGGCGTCCGGCACGGCGTCCCAGACGACATCGGCGTAGACGCCGTAGCCGCCGCCCTCGGTGTCCCAGTCCTGGGTCCGGTAGCGCCCGAAGATGAGCGACGGCTCCTGCTCGACGCGGATCTCGGCCTCGGCCAGACCCACCTGCTCGAGCCGTCCGTTGACGTTGACGTAGACCTCGCAGAAGAGGTCGTCGACGCCCTCGCCGGTCGCCCTGTACGAGACGTGGTCGTAGGAGCCGATGTTCCCCGAGCTGTCGAGGCGGCCGTGGAGCTCGCTGCAGCTCCACCGGTAGAGGAAGGGCTCGGAGGTGTCGAAGCCGGCTTCGGTGCGCAGGGTGAAGGTCCGGCTGTCGCCCGGTCGCAGCGACGCGCGCCGGGGGTCGATGTACGTGCGAGCCCGCCGGACCGTCACCTCGGCCGCGGTGTTGCCGACCCAGACCCGGTCGGAACCCTGGATCTCGTACACGTCGACGAAGACCACGGCGGAGCCGTTCTCGGCCGGTGCGTGGAACTCCACCGTGGCCACCGAACCGGTGAACACGTCGCCCTGATGGATCCCGTCGTCCATCTCGCCGGCGGTGCAGGCCCAGTGGTACTCGAAGGCCCGGCCGGCGGCGTCGCGCACCACCGCGGTCAGGGGGCCGTGTTCGCCGGGCTGCAGCGTCAGGCGCTCCGGAGTGAGGGTGACGTGGTCGCCGACCACGGTCACGTTCCACTCGTCGGCCACGTGGGAGGCGGCGATGTCCCGCACCTGCCGGTAGGAATCGAACGACGTGCCGATGGCGTTTACGATGGTCATGGCGCTGCTGAAGGCGCGCGTCGCGGTCTGGAATTCCGAGGCCGTGGCGAGGTCCCAGTGCTCGAGGATCGCCGCGTGCCAGTTGTCGAAGGCGATCTGGGTGGCCGTCCCCGAGGTGAAGATGGCGTTGATGGCGTCGTCGACCGCCCCGTGCAGGTCGCCGGCCAGGCACTTCTCGGCGATGGAGGGCACGGTCTGGCTGAGCACGCCGATCAGGTCGCCGATGGCGCCGCTGGCGCCGAATTCCTCCAGAAAGGCGTCGATGCCGTCGGCGCGCATGGGGATGGCCAGGTTGACGACGATCGGCGTCACGAAGTCGAGGAAGACCGTCTTGATGGCGATGGCCGTGAAGCGGTCCTGCCGCGCCGGGGTGAGATTCGCGTAGTCGCCCCACGAGCCGCCCAGGCCCAGCACCGTCACCATGTAGGTCGTCTGCTGCGCCTCGTCCGGACGCAGGGGCACCGCCACCGGCGCCCCCGCCACCGGCGCCCAGACGTAGCGGCCGTGGATGGCGTCGACGAGGGTGCCGACCACCGACGAGTAGGCCGTCGTGGGCGAGATGTCCTGCTCGACCACCTGCTCGCCGAAGGTGACCGGGTTGCCGTCCGCGTCGACGGCCTCGACCAGGTCGACCCAGGCGAGGGCGCGGCGCCGGTAGTTGTTGCGGAGCGTCAATTCGTGGGGAACGGTCGTGTCCAGGTCGATGCCCGAGACGCCGCCCGGCGGATCGACGAGGGTCTTGCCCGCCGGTGCGGCGAAGAGCGCCAGCGAGGCGAGGGCGGCGCCCAGTTCGGGCGCGATCTCCTCGAGATCGGCGGCGCCGGCCGTATAGGCGGCCGCGATGACCGCGGCGAGGGTGTCGGTGGCGGCCACGAACTCCGGATCGTCGAAGACGGCGGTGCGCACCGCGTCCCCGAGCCACGGGGCGCCGGCGGCGAAGAAGAGGATCACCCGGGCGGTCGAGGTCGCGTCGATGTCGGGGGCGCCGGGCGAGACCGAGCCGAAATACACGGCGCGGTCCTGGGCGTCGGCGACCACGGCGAAGTGTTCGCCGCCGGCGAGGATGTCCAGGGTGTAGCCGCCGTCGGCCGCCACGGTGGCGCTGCCGAAGGCACCGAGCAGTTCGAGGCCGGCCGGATCGCGGGGACCGGTCACGCGGCCGCTGACGGTCACCGGTTCGAGCGGGTCGGGTTGCGGCTGGGGTCGGGCGGGCTGGTCGTCGCCGCCACAGGCGGGCAGCAGGAGCAGAAGCAGGCCGACAGCCAGGATCGGGACGACACGGCAGCGCATACGGACCTCCCTCGAATCCTCAACGCGCGTGGACCACGCCCCCGGGCGGTCCTGATAGTTGATGTGTCCGGTCCTGATTCTACCCCGAATGGAGCCTCGCTGACAACTTCCGGAGACAAAAAACTCTGGT is part of the bacterium genome and encodes:
- a CDS encoding efflux RND transporter permease subunit, with protein sequence LEGVNFLIWFSQGREIRKTLKDLTFTGIFGAVLAATVLFVFLRRVATTLVAVMCIPFSLIVTCGIVWAQGRSLNTLTLLGLIVGIGMLVDNAVVVMENIFRHREMGADRKTAARRGAREVTTAVVAATLTSVIVFLPLIFNEPSEMNIYLKELGITVCLTLLASLFISQTLIPLATSWYIRSEPRPKGRLMLGMEERYQRLLAWNLRHRWAGVAIGLAVVASVVYPFQRVDMNFDTSDAEMFVQVRYDIRDKVTLEAREELVTRVEQALEPHREELMAHSVYSFWNDRFALTRIYPEPGNANEETMAEIRRRLRPLLPEVAGVRLSVQDAGEGWRRHRGGNRVAFQIVGDDTEVLMGLSEEAIERLQGVPGLLDVEARHNEAQTELHIEPDRELVSRYQVSPNQVAQVVGLTFRGQRLQRFRTDEGEREMRLTLDERQTESVSQLENLSLHAGSGEKVPLASVATLTEKAGREQIQRDNRLTSVWVSARYTEGKSEDYMPAVAQAMNAMEFPYGYSWTFGEWQNRREEQSREFLTNLLLALMLIFAVMAGLFESVRQAVALMVALPFALAGAFWTLYITGTDFDQPAAIGLLLLIGIVVNNGIVMLEHTNQYRRQGMDRTEALLRGGRERLRPILMTAVTTLIGLVPIAVQKPSLGGVYYYSMALVIMGGLVVSTFLTSVLLPTLAALSEDAFAFVGRGLGRLVRLPFGGARRARERITDGS
- a CDS encoding isoamylase early set domain-containing protein, which produces MSLQKRPLKSRPETKVTFRLPAEAAPAGAAVFLVGDFNDWDEKATPMERLKSGEWKVTLDLPAENSYEFRYLINGRVWENDWEADAYRPAGLGHEDNSVVEV
- a CDS encoding alpha/beta hydrolase; the encoded protein is MIRTALLLLALAAAVPAGADESARDLVVGREFTLDSAVYGGPRRICVRLPLGYDEDDRTFPVLYVVDGGFAQDFPPLAGMASLAGLTGQFRRFILVGVQTDNRYHELTVRSTVKEDLELNPACGGAADFRRFLRDEVIPWTRERFRTSGESGLIGESLAGLFIVETFLREPDLCTHYLAVSPSLWWRDMALSREASGLLQAPGFPADRSLYMTLASEGGTMKEGVERVVAALEAHAPAGLRRWYDPMPDEDHHTIYNPAALRALRWVFAPPTDADH
- a CDS encoding phosphatidylserine/phosphatidylglycerophosphate/cardiolipin synthase family protein, whose protein sequence is MPALGQLADRLAWDPGLLTLGDRLGAAAAPDRPGELALCVDGPQFMAALSRDLAGARREVVVQTLAFEADPAGLALARALLDSPAPRRRLLIDDYSRHVQSDKVVGAPNRLLDAALAREAEQTRALITQLRAHGVEVKYGRPLTSPADLLRPRDHKKLAIVDGRVAYLGGINFSAHNFLWHDLMLRVAHPEAARFLAADFERSWAGRSVPVQGRFPGLDLVCAAGGGDEAVAATIGAEIDRAARRIVLECPYVTEPYLTRLAAARARGVQVTILTSERSNRLGMKQGIMDACRRNGIDLRLLPGPMTHVKALLVDDATLVVGSANFDFLSARLQPELVAVVQDRDLVGDFRERVLGPDLARSRPWRPDETSPVATALGAGLINLARDVTGALTGAAR